One Brassica oleracea var. oleracea cultivar TO1000 chromosome C7, BOL, whole genome shotgun sequence genomic window carries:
- the LOC106302699 gene encoding uncharacterized protein LOC106302699, with protein MSKINNLEYASLNLSGDNYLQWELDTKILLRSRNLGDTITEGTEPSDKDNYKALVVICNHLAEGLKDQYLTIENPLELWTELKTRFNHQKTVILPKALYDWRNLRIQDYKSVEEYNSALFKIVSKLKLCGETITDADMLEKTFSTFHTSNVVLQQQYREKGFSTYAALISCLLLAEQNNELLMMNSELRPPGAKALPEAHAAVEPKDETPRESYRGRMRGRGRCSTKSACYRCGMTNHWANKCKTPQHLVKLYQESIKGKNSEENFVHYDNENDLDHEDDQAHGRDGHGDFETSDLLTSG; from the exons ATGTCGAAAATCAACAACCTTGAATATGCTTCCCTCAATCTCTCCGGAGATAATTACCTCCAATGGGAGCTTGATACCAAAATCCTCTTAAGGTCCAGAAACCTTGGTGATACTATCACTGAAGGCACTGAGCCATCAGACAAGGATAATTACAAGGCACTTGTTGTCATTTGCAATCACCTTGCTGAAGGTCTCAAGGACCAGTATCTCACAATTGAGAATCCTCTGGAACTTTGGACAGAGTTGAAAACCAGATTTAATCATCAGAAAACTGTGATATTGCCAAAAGCCCTTTATGATTGGAGAAACCTGAGAATCCAAGACTATAAGTCTGTGGAAGAGTATAACTCGGCTTTGTTCAAAATAGTCTCAAAGTTGAAACTTTGTGGTGAGACTATTACTGATGCTGATATGTTGGAGAAAACATTCTCCACATTCCACACCAGCAATGTTGTGCTTCAGCAACAGTACCGAGAGAAGGGTTTCTCCACTTATGCTGCCTTAATCTCTTGTTTGTTGCTAGCTGAGCAAAACAATGAGTTGCTCATGATGAACAGTGAGCTAAGGCCTCCTGGTGCTAAAGCATTGCCTGAGGCACATGCGGCTGTAGAGCCAAAGGATGAGACTCCAAGGGAGTCATACCGTGGTCGCATGAGAGGCCGTGGTAGATG CTCGACCAAATCTGCTTGCTATCGTTGTGGGATGACCAATCATTGGGCTAATAAATGCAAAACTCCCCAACACCTTGTTAAGCTCTACCAGGAGAGCATAAAAGGCAAGAACTCTGAGGAAAATTTCGTCCATTATGATAATGAGAATGATCTGGACCATGAGGATGATCAAGCCCATGGCAGAGATGGTCATGGGGATTTTGAGACTTCAGACCTCCTTACAAGTGGCTGA
- the LOC106303885 gene encoding uncharacterized protein LOC106303885, producing the protein MATSRLARFITEVAPPQVVTVMRRRTAKVLDTIKEEEREVGTDHSMFSSSLTSKVSPFTSPCSASSSSASFSSGRTYFPVTDNRGSFPVFKN; encoded by the coding sequence ATGGCGACCTCACGACTGGCGAGATTCATAACCGAGGTTGCGCCACCGCAAGTTGTCACGGTGATGCGGCGAAGAACGGCGAAAGTACTCGACACGATCAAGGAGGAAGAAAGAGAAGTTGGGACTGATCATTCCATGTTTTCCTCTTCTCTGACTTCCAAAGTCTCACCCTTTACTTCTCCTTGTTCTGCTTCTTCCTCCTCTGCTTCATTCAGTTCCGGTCGGACGTATTTCCCGGTTACAGATAACCGGGGCTCGTTCCCGGTATTCAAGAACTGA